AAAGAACCAATAGTATCTCCTACAATTAATTCGTCATAACTTTCATGCATTGGTAATTTAATATTAGAACTCAACGGCGTGGCAGTTACTCCTAATATGAAAGCATTTTTGAAAGAACTTAATAATTTACGGAAGGAATTATAGTGGGCCTCATCGATGATTACTAAACCTACATTATCTAAATGCAGTTTTTCGTCATTGATACGGTTTTTTAAAGTTTCGACCATGGCAACAAAACAGGAATATTCGTTTTGATCCGGAAGTTCTTTTACTTTACTGTTTATGATTTTATTTTTTACGTCAAAACCTTTCAACATTTTTGAAGTTTGTTTACACAGCTCTATTCTGTGGGTCAAAACAACTACTTTTTTATCGTGTTGGGATAAATAACGACGAACAATTTCTGAAAACACCACTGTTTTACCACCACCTGTAGGCAATTGATACAATAAATGATGTTGCGCCGGAGCATTGTCAATTCGTTCAAAGATGGCATCTATATCTCCTTTTTGGTAGGCATAAAGCTCTTTTTTGTCTTCTATTTCTATTTCTAAAGTATTTTGGGACATTGATTTTTGTTGGATTTTTGCAAAAATACACCTAAAAAACAGTTTTTTTGTTAATTTTAATTAAAAAGAAATAGGACTCGTTAATTAAAATTGGTTATTAAAAACTTTTTCTATTCCAATCGCTCGATAACAGCATTAAATTCAGGTTCGTTAAACCATTTTTGTACAATAGTTTCGTTGTGAATGGAATGAATTCGGGATTTAAATTCATTCAAAATTCCATTGGATATCAAAAAAACGACAGCTTGATCAAATGAATTGAACATGCTTTTATAAAAAAGCTCTTGTTTTACAGGATGTTCCGCTGAAAATGTTTGGGCAATTTCGATATTGTAAAGCATTATATCTGCAATGATAAAAGAATCAACTCCTAAAAGAATAAAATGCTTAATGTATTTTTGGGCAACAGAACGCCTCATTTTTGGTTTGCTTCTCCTCCCCGATTTTTTTATCGGATAATATTCATGTGAGATTTTAAGTTTAGATTCCTGCAAAAGCGTTTCTTCTTTTGGATTAAAAACAAAATTATAGTACACTTTTACCGGACTAAACTTTTCATACAATTCCAAAATTTGCTCTTCGAGTTGCTCTTTATTGAGTTCGGTCAGGTATTTTTTTAAATCACGTTTGCTCATTATCAAAGTTTAAGATTACAAAAGTAAATTACTTTAGGAATCAATACACCGAAAATCAATGATAATACTTAATTTTGCTTACTATCTATATCCAAATTTTATTTTCATGCTTAAGATTTTCAAAATTATCGCTATTCTCGAAGGAATTTCCTATTTGGTTTTATTTTCAAACATGCTTTTTATTAAACCTAATCATTTTGATTTGTATAAAACATTGCTTTATCCAATTGGGATGTCACATGGCGTTTTATTCGTGGCTTACATTGTTTTGGCTGTATTACTAAAATTCAAAGAAAATTGGGATGCAAAAAAACTGGGAATTATTGGTGTAGCTTCGGTAATCCCTTTTGGTACTTTTTATATTGAAAAGAAATACTTAAAAAATGCGTAAAATAATAGAAATTATATTCAATTTTCTATATCCAATTCTCCGAAAATGGGGATTGGGAAGCACTTTTGCCTCTTATTTAAGTTTAGCTATAAATCTATTAATACTGTGTGTTTTAGCATACGGAATCTATGTTTTATCTCGGCTTATTCTGGTTACGGCTATGGCTATTGTAGCTCAAAAAACCAAAACAAGATTCGATGATTTATTGGTCAGTAACAAAACAGCCAAATACATCGCCTATCTAATTCCATTGTCATTCATTTATAAATCGGTACCGGTTATTTTAGACCGATTTGAATATTGGGAAGGCGTTTTTGGAAAAATGGTTGGTATTTATATCGTCATGTTACTTCTATGGATTGTTCGAACCATTTTTAATGCATTAAGAGATTATCTCAAATTAATACCTTCTTACAGTGATAAACCAATAGATAGTTTCATCCAGGTAATTATGATTGTCTTGTGGGCCGTTGGAATTACTGTGATTATTTCAAAATTATTTGATATCGACCAAAAGGAATTATTGACTATTTTGGGAGCAGTTTCGGCTTTGATTATCTTAATTTTCAGGGATACTTTGTTGGGATTTGTGGCTAGTGTTCAGGTTTCTATAAACGATATGGTTCGTATTGGCGATTGGATTACGATGGATAAATTTGGTGCCGATGGAGATGTGATAGAAATTAATTTGGCTACCGTAAAAGTTCGAAATTTTGATAATACCACCACTACAATCCCTACGTATAGTCTGAGTTCCGATTCTTTTCATAACTGGCGCGGTATGCTGAATTCGGATGGACGACGAATAAAAAGACATATTCTTATCAAAACAGGCAGCATCCGATTTCTTGAAGATTCAGAATTAGAAGATTTGAAAAAAATTGAACTTATAAGTGCTTATATCGATACCCGAAAACTAGAAATTGATGACTATAATTCAACTAATAAGATAGATAAATCACTGGCTATTAATGGTCGGAATTTAACCAACTTTGGTTTGTTTCGTAAATATATCACACAATATCTTCAGAATTATCCGGGATTAAACCGGGAGATGGTTATGCTTTGTCGCCAATTGCAGTCAACTTCACAAGGCACTCCGCTTGAGATTTATGCTTTTTCGCACGACAAACGTTTTGAAAATTATGAATACATCATGGCCGATATATTTGATCATATTATAGCTTCGGTTCGTTATTTTGATTTAGAAATATATGAACTGCCTTCAGAGAAAGATTCTCTTGGTTCAGAAATACAATAATAAACAAAAAATATTCAGAATTTCGTTTCAGTTTATGGAATTATTATTTGTTTCTAAAAGATAAGTAATGATTCCATTTTTTATTACAATCGATCTTTAACAAATTCAATTTGTGTTTTTCCATGCGCTTTTGGTTTTCCATCAGCACCAAGATTAACCATTGTGGTATTGTCAATTGTGATAATTGTTTCTCGTGTCATCATGTTTCTGGCTTCACAGGTAAGAACAAGCGAAGTATTTCCGAACTTAACTACATCAATTCCAATCTCTATAATATCTCCTTGTTTAGCAGAACTTCTAAAATTAATTTCCGACATATGTTTGGTAACAATTCTGGAGTTTTCTAGTTGAATAATAGAATATAAAGTTAATTCTTCGTCCAACCAAGCTAATAATTTTCCTCCAAATAAAGTTCCGTTTGGATTTAAATCTTCGGGTTTAACCCATTTTCTAGTATGAAATCGCATAGTTTTTATTTTATAAGTGCAAAATTAAACTATTCCTATTGCTATTTTTTCTATTTTTAAAGAAAAAAAGATGAATCAAAGAGATGTTTTTATAAAGGAATTTCGAGGACCAGCAATAGGGATTGTAACCGCACAATCTTCAACAGAAGAATCGTTTCAAAATGAAGTCCTTCGCCCTGTTTTGAAACTGCAGAACGATTTATTTGTCGCTTCATTCCTCAATTATATAAGTAAAAATAAAGCTGATTTTTACACACATACCGTAGAGAAAAAAATGGCTATTATAGAAAATGCAATTCAAAAAGATATTAAGTTTAGAAATGCACTGAAAGGAATGATTATCGGATTATTTACCGCCGATGAATATTGCTTGTATATAAAAAATTCCTCCAGTCTCAACAAAAGAATGATGAGTATGCTCACAGAACGATTGAAAAGCCAAGTACAATTGTTTGATGTCATAACATAAATTACAAATTTCCAAAAGTGTATTTTTAATTTACTTTAGGACTCGATTGTGCCATAATTGAATGGTTTTTTTGAATAATTTTTTATAAAAGAATGAGATGTTGACTTAAATTTTACAATTCCATAATCTTTTGATTATTCTTTGTTTTTTTTATAATAATTTTTTGACAAACTAAATTATTGATGTATTTCGTTCGTTTTTTTTCATTTTAATTGTTATATGTAATCGCACGGAATTCCTGACTTTATAAAGTTTACGATGAAAGAAGAATATTTCAAATGGTACTCACCTAATCTAAGCCGGGATATCGAAATGTTAGTTTTTGGACATTCCGGATATCCTGTGATTTTGTTTCCAACTTCTATGGGAAGTTTCCATGAAAATAAAGATATGGGACTCATTGACGCTGCAAAATGGTATGTCGAACAAGGATTAATACAAATATTTTGTCCTGCAAGCATTGATAAAGACAGTTTTTACAACAAACAAATTCTTCCGATTCATCGCATAGAAAATCATACTTGGTACGATAAAATGATTTGTCATGAGATTGTTGAAAAAGTAAGACATAATTCTCCTTCGGGAAAAGTGGTTATGGCCGGTTGTAGTTTTGGAGGGTATCATGCTGCTAATTTTGCGTTTCGTCATCCGGGATATGTGAGTCATCTGTTTTCTATGAGTGGTGCTTTTAGTATAAAAAGCTTTATGGAAGGTTTTCATAATGACGATGTGTTTTTTAATAGTCCTGAAGATTTTTTATACGGACTAAACGACCATGAACTTTGGAATATGGACATAGTTTTAGGAACCTCTAACTGGGATATTTGCTATGATGCCAATCTAAAGTTAAGTAAGGTTTTAAGCGACCGGAATGTGCATCACTGGTTAGATTTGCGCCAAGACAGGGCACACGATTGGCCGGTTTGGGAAGAAATGTTTCCTCATTATTTATCACGAATCAAGTTTTTTTAAAATATACAAGATGAAAAAAATCGGAATTTTATTTGGAATGGAAGATACCTTTCCACAAGCATTTATAGATCGTGTAAACTCAAAAAACGAAAAAGGAATTATTGCCGAGGCGGTTGCTATTGATAAAGTGGTTCAAAATAGTGATGGTGAATACGCCGTAATTATAGATCGTATTTCACAAGATGTTCCTTTTTATCGTGCGTATTTGAAAAATGCGGCTTTAACAGGAACAAATGTGATTAATAATCCGTTTTGGTGGAGTGCTGATGATAAGTTTTTTAACAATGCGTTGGCCGATACTTTGGGCGTTCCGTTGCCTAATACCGTAATTCTTCCTTCGGCGGAACATCCTACAGATACTACTGGAAAATCGTTTCGGAATTTAAAATATCCAATGGATTGGCAAGGTATTTTTGATTATGTTGGATTTCCTGCATACATGAAACCGTATGCTGGCGGTGGTTGGAAAAATGTGTATCGATTAGAAAATAAAGAAGAGTTTTGGGAAAAACATCAGGAAACGGGACAGTTAGTAATGATGTTACAAGAGGAAATTGTTTTTACAGAATATTTCAGAGTGTATTGTTTGGGCTGCAAAGCGGTTCGAATTATGCAATATGAACCTAGAAATCCCCATCATTTGAGGTATGTTATTGACGGTCCTCCTGTGGATAAAAAATTATTAGCGACTATAAAAGACTATACTTTACGACTTTGTAAAGGTTTGGGTTATGATTTTAATACAGTTGAATTTGCTGTTCGTGACGGAATTCCGTATGCGATAGATTTTGGAAATCCTGCCCCTGATGCTGAATTAAGTTCTGTTGGTGCCGAAAATTTTGAATGGGTTGTTGAGGAAGCTGCAAAAATGGCTATCGCTGCCGCAAAAAAACAAAAACCAGGTAAAATGAATTTGACTTGGGGAACCTTTATCAAAGAAGCTGTTGCGGGGAAATAAATCCAATTTGAGGATTCTCGATTGGTCCTAGCCCTGATGGAAGTGACATCCTTTTGTTCTGGAGTTCAGAACAAAAGATATAACGTACAGCAGGAAACAGCTCCTAAAAATTAAAAAAAAATGAAAAAATTACCTGTTTTCACACTTGGTGTGGAAGAAGAATATCAGATTATTGATCCTGTTACCAGAGATTTGCGTTCGCATTTGTCTAAAATTGTAGATGGTGCCAAAATCATATTGAATGAGCAAGTCAAAGCTGAAATGCATCAATCTGTTGTAGAAGTTGGTACTAATATTTGTAAAAGTGTTGCTGAGGCTAAGGCTGAAATCAAGTTTTTGCGTTCTAAAATTGTAGAATTGGCCGATAAACAAGAACTGATTGTGGGCGGCGCCGGAACGCATCCTTTTTCGAAATGGCAAGACCAGCCCATTACGGATGATCCGCGTTATCATGACATTGTGAATGAATTGCAGGATGCGGCACGTTCGAATTTAATCTTCGGAATGCATTGTCATGTGGGTATTGAAAATCGAGAAATTGGTTTGCAATTGATGAATCAGGCAACTTATTTTTTGCCACATATTTTTGCGCTTTCTACGAATTCTCCTTTTTGGGAAGGCCGACAAACGGGTTATAAATCTTTTAGAACTAAAGTTTTTGATAAGTTTCCAAGAACTGGATTGCCGGAATATTTTGATTCAGTTAGTTCGTATGAGAATTATTTGGAGACTTTGGTGAAAACCAATTGTATTGATAATCCCAAAAAAATATGGTGGGATTTACGTTTACATCCATTTTATAATACGATCGAATTCAGGATTTGTGATATGTGTTTAACGGTTGAAGAGACGATATGTATTGTTGCTATTATTCAGGCAATTGTGGCTAAATTATATAAGCTGAATATGAATAATACGAGTTTTAATATTTATCGATTGGCGTTAATCAAAGAAAATAAATTTAGAGCGGCTCGTTATGGAATCGATAATAATATGATTGATTTTGGTTTGCAAAAAGAGGTTGAAACCAAAATGCTTATTCTGGAGCTTTTAGAATTTATTGATGATGTTGTTGATGAATTAGGAAGTCGTGAAGACATAAATTATGTACATGAAATTTTGAAAAACGGAACCGGAGCAGATAAGCAACTTGCCGTTTTTCAAGAAACAAATAATCTTTCAAAAGTCGTTGACTTTATAACAAGTGAATTTACCAAGGGGTTGTAAATTAAATTACCTTTGCTAACTGTTTTTAAAGTAAAAAAATGAGCGATAAAGTCATAAAAATAGCCCTTTTGGATATGTACAACGGTGAACCTAATCAAGGAATGCGATGTATTATTGATATTATTAACCGGTTTACGCCAGTAGTGACTTTTAAAGTTTTTGATGTTAGAGGAAAATGTGAATTGCCACAAATTGATAAATATGATATTTATATTTCATCCGGCGGACCAGGAAACCCGTTGATTGGTGATGGAGATTGGGATACTAAATATTATGAATTTATTGATGCTCTGAATAAATGGAATACAGATAAACCAACAAAAAAACATGTTTTGTTTATTTGTCATTCCTTTCAAATGGCTTGTAAACACTTTGGTCTGGCCGAAATCACCAAACGCAATGACACTTCTTTTGGAGTTATGACTATTCATAAAACGAAAGAAGGGTTAGATGATCCTCTTTTTGAAGGATTGTCAGATCCATTTTATGCCATAGATTCCCGAGATTATCAGGTTGTACAGCCTAAATTGAGTGTTTTTGCTAAAAAAGGAGCTAAAATTATTTCTTTGGAAAAAATTAGGGATTATGTGCAATACGAACGCGCAATAATGGCTGTTCGTTTTACAGATTATTTTGTGGGAACACAATTTCATCCAGAAGCAGATCCGGTGAGTTTTATTACTCATTTAAGAAATAAGGAAGCCAAAAATAAAATTAGGGCTATGAAAGGCAAAAAGAAGTTCCGTAATATGCTGGAAGATTTATTAGATGACGATAAGATTTACAGAACTAACGAGACTTTGATTCCAAATTTCCTTCGCATTGCCATAAATGACTTGATAAAGACTAAAAAAATCATGTCTAATTAATCCCCCAATTCTATATGATTCCAAAATATCGGGAGTTATTTAATGCCCAATTCACAGACAAAAAATATCAGGAATTCAAAGATGATATTGCTTCCGATTTTGATTATGCGCCTACTTTTCGATTAGGGGAAACTCCTTTTTTTATTTCAAATGAATTAAAAAAACAGCTGACAGAAGGTTGTAATGAAGTTATAGCTTTGATTCAGAAAGATGGTTTTAAAGAATTAACCAATAAGGCTTTAGAATTAAATATTAAAGTGCCAAATGAAGATGAACACACCACTTTTTTGGCAATAGATTTTGGTATTTGTGAAGAAGATGGAGTTGTGATTCCAAAATTGATTGAGGTTCAGGGATTTCCAACTTTATATAATTATCAGATTAATTTATATGAAAAGTTCAGAAAGCATTATCCTTTTCTAAACGAATTAACTCCATTTATAAACAACATTAATACTGAAGAATATCTAGAGATTCTGAAAGAAGTAATTTGCAATCATCATCCTGAAGAAAATGTTATTTTACTCGAAATAGAACCTGAAAAGCAAAATACAAAAATCGATTTTCTTTATTGCCATAAAGACATTGGTATTCCTATAGTTTGTGTGACTGATGTGATTAAAAAAGGAAGACAACTTTTTTACAAAAATATAAACGGCGATTTGGTTTTAGTAAAACGCATATACAATAGAGTGATTTTTGATGAATTGAATTCGCGAACTGATTTAAAATTGAATTTTAGTTTCTCAGATGATTTAGATTTAGAATGGGCTGGACATCCCAACTGGTTTTTCAGAATTAGTAAATTTATATTACCCTACTTAAAAGGAAAATATTTTATAGAAACTACCTTATTAAGTGACTTGATAGTAATTCCCGAAGATTTAGAAAATTATGTTTTGAAACCTTTATTTTCTTTTTCGGGTTCCGGCGTTATTTTTCATGTCAAAAAGGAAGACATCGAAGCTGTTGTTGAAAAAGAGCTTTATATTTTACAAAAAAAAGTAAATTATATTCCAATTGTTCAATCTCCTGATGGAAAAGTAAAGGCAGAGGTTCGTGTTCTTTGCACATGGAAAAAAAATGATGTTTCCCCTACTCTGCTTTGCAATTTAGTTCGTTTGAGCCGTGGCGAAATGATTGGTGTTAAATTCAACAAAGATAAAGACTGGGTTGGTGGTACATTAGGATTATTTGAAAGTTAAGTTTTTTTCAAAAATTCTATCCTAAGATGTCATTTTAACGCATTGAAATTTTAATAAAACGTTTTAGCTAAACAAATAAATAGCTTAATACTTACAAAAAATATTATTTCTAGTCAAAAAAGCAGAGGTGTTCATTGTTTTTTTTGAAAAAAAAATCAATTTTTTGCAATTTTTATTAATTACAGATAGTCTTTGGTGCTTTTTTTAAATCTATTCTCTTAATAATTTATAAATTATTGAATTCTGTCAATAATTTAACATTAAAAAAATGAATCTGTCTTTTTTTTATTTATTATTGTAATACTTAAATAATTACATAATTTTCATCAATAATTAATATATTTAATATTAAAGCAATGGATAGACGGGAAGCACTAAAAAAAGTTGCATTTTTAATGGGAGGCGCAATATCTGCGACTACAATGGGGGTTTTATTTGAAAGTTTTACGGTATTGGAAAAGGATAAAAACTTTGTGTTTTTCTCTGCTTCAGATGAAGAAATTTTGGCTGAATTTGCCGATATTATTATTCCAACAACTGCATCATCTGCAGGAGCAAAAGCAGCTGGTTTAGGTGCGTTTATTCCAATGATGATTAGGGATTGTTATCCAGCGCAAATGCAACAAATGTTTGCTTCCGGAATGAAAGACATGCAGGCAAAATGTTTCAAAGATTTCAATAAAGATTTTTTGACAATGACTGTAGAAGAACGTCAGAAATTAATGAACAGCTTAAAAGATGAAGCCATTGCAACAGATAAAGCACCTTCTTTCTTTTTACTAGCCAGAGATTTAACTATATTGGGTTACTTTTCTTCAGAAATAGGTTGTACTCAAGCCCGTGAATATTTACCAGTACCAGGTCGATATGACGGAAGTGCGGACTATACACCAGGACAAAAAGCTTGGGCTACAAACTAATTACCTTTAGAATTTATTAGCTAAAAAATATTTAAAAAACCAAAAATTACTACACGTGAATATAAATACGGATTTAAAAAAACAAAATACTTATGATGCTATAGTTGTAGGATCTGGTATTAGTGGCGGTTGGGCCGCAAAAGAACTTACCGAAAAAGGATTAAGAGTTTTGATGTTGGAACGCGGAATGAACATTGAGCATGTTAAAGATTATGAATCAGCTATGAAAGCTCCATGGGAATTTCAACATGCAGGAAAACTTACCGAAGAGCAAAAAGCAACACATCCTGTTCAAACAAGAGATTACCCATACAGTGAAGCAACTGAAAAATGGTGGGTGAATGATATTGAATGTCCTTATACTGAAGACAAGCGTTTTGACTGGTACAGAGGGTTTCATGTAGGTGGAAAGTCATTAATGTGGGGACGTCAGAGTTACCGTTTTAGTGACCACAATTTTGAAGATAATGCAAAAGATGGTCATGGTAATGACTGGCCAATCCGTTATAAAGATATTTCTCCATGGTATGATTACGCAGAGAAGTTTGCAGGAATAAGTGGTCAAAATGAAAATTGGCCTTTATTGCCGGATGGTCATTTTCTTCCGCCAATGGATATGAACTGTGTAGAAAAATCAGTTAAAGAAAGAATAGAAAAACACTATAATAAATCAAGAATTATGACCATTGGCCGTACCGCAAATTTAACGGTTCCACACAACGGTCGTGGAAATTGTCAATATAGAAATTTATGTAGTCGTGGATGTCCGTTTGGTGCTTATTTCAGTACACAATCAGCTACACTTCCTGCTGCAATGGCAACCAAAAGATTAACCGTTAGACCCTACTCTATTGTGAATCACATCATTTATGATAAAGAGACTAAAAAAGCAAAAGGAGTTATGGTTATCGATGCAGAAACTAATGAAACAATGGAGTTTTATGCAAAAATTGTTTTTGTTAACGGATCTACTTTAGGCTCGACTTTTGTATTATTAAACTCTACTTCAGAAGCGCATCCTAATGGATTAGGTAATGCCAGTGGACAATTAGGACATAATTTAATGGATCACCATTTCCGTTGTGGAGCAGAAGGAAGTGCAGAAGGATTTGAAGATAAATACACTTACGGTAGAAGAGCTAATGGAATTTATATACCAAGGTATCAAAACGTAGGTAATGACAAAAGAGATTACTTAAGAGGCTTTGGTTACCAAGGTGGTGCCAGTAGAGGTTTGTGGCATAAAGAAGTAGCTGAATTAGCTTTTGGTGGAGATTTCAAAGATACTATGTCACTTCCTGCAGATTCTTGGAGCATGGGATTAGGTGGTTTTGGTGAAATGTTACCTTATTATGAAAATAAAGTTTACATCGACCATTCTAAAAAAGATAAATGGGGACAACCGGTTTTGGCTATTGATTGCGAATACAAAGAGAATGAAGCAAAAATGCGTGAAGACATGATGAATGACGCTGCTGAAATGCTTGAAGCAGCTGGAATCAAAAATGTAAAAACGTATGATAATGATTGTTATCCAGGTATGGCCATTCACGAAATGGGAACTGCGAGAATGGGTAACGATCCTAAAACATCTGTTTTAAACAAATGGAATCAAATGCATGAAGTTAATAACGTATTTGTGACAGATGGTTCTTGTATGCCTTCAATCGCTTGTCAAAATCCATCATTAACATTCATGGCTTTAACAGCTCGTGCTTGTGATTATGCAGTAAAAGAATTAAAGAAAAAAAATATCTAGGTTTCAAATTATGACAAGAAAATTAAGAATGGGAATGGTCGGTGGCGGCCAAGATGCTTTCATAGGAGCTATTCACAGATTAGCTGCAAACATGGACGGTCTTATTGAATTAAGTTGTGGTGCATTGAGCATTAATCCAGAAGTTGCTGTAGCATCTGGTAAAGCATTGTTTCTGCCAGAATCAAGAACATACCTGACTTATGAAGAAATGATTAAAGCAGAAGCAGCATTACCTGCTGATGTTCGAATGGATTTTTTGACCATTGTTACACCAAATTTTGCACATTTTGCACCAGCTATGATGGCTTTAGATTATGGTTTTAATGTAGTTATCGAAAAACCAATCACTTTTTCATTAGAAGAAGCTAAACTATTAGAACAAAAAATAAAAGAAACAGGATTAATCCTTTGTCTGACTCATACATATTCTGGTTACCCAATGGTAAAACAGGCAAAAGCAATGGTTAGTGATGGAAAACTGGGAAAA
This region of Flavobacterium lacustre genomic DNA includes:
- a CDS encoding ATP-grasp domain-containing protein, with amino-acid sequence MKKIGILFGMEDTFPQAFIDRVNSKNEKGIIAEAVAIDKVVQNSDGEYAVIIDRISQDVPFYRAYLKNAALTGTNVINNPFWWSADDKFFNNALADTLGVPLPNTVILPSAEHPTDTTGKSFRNLKYPMDWQGIFDYVGFPAYMKPYAGGGWKNVYRLENKEEFWEKHQETGQLVMMLQEEIVFTEYFRVYCLGCKAVRIMQYEPRNPHHLRYVIDGPPVDKKLLATIKDYTLRLCKGLGYDFNTVEFAVRDGIPYAIDFGNPAPDAELSSVGAENFEWVVEEAAKMAIAAAKKQKPGKMNLTWGTFIKEAVAGK
- a CDS encoding glyoxalase, producing the protein MNQRDVFIKEFRGPAIGIVTAQSSTEESFQNEVLRPVLKLQNDLFVASFLNYISKNKADFYTHTVEKKMAIIENAIQKDIKFRNALKGMIIGLFTADEYCLYIKNSSSLNKRMMSMLTERLKSQVQLFDVIT
- a CDS encoding mechanosensitive ion channel family protein; amino-acid sequence: MRKIIEIIFNFLYPILRKWGLGSTFASYLSLAINLLILCVLAYGIYVLSRLILVTAMAIVAQKTKTRFDDLLVSNKTAKYIAYLIPLSFIYKSVPVILDRFEYWEGVFGKMVGIYIVMLLLWIVRTIFNALRDYLKLIPSYSDKPIDSFIQVIMIVLWAVGITVIISKLFDIDQKELLTILGAVSALIILIFRDTLLGFVASVQVSINDMVRIGDWITMDKFGADGDVIEINLATVKVRNFDNTTTTIPTYSLSSDSFHNWRGMLNSDGRRIKRHILIKTGSIRFLEDSELEDLKKIELISAYIDTRKLEIDDYNSTNKIDKSLAINGRNLTNFGLFRKYITQYLQNYPGLNREMVMLCRQLQSTSQGTPLEIYAFSHDKRFENYEYIMADIFDHIIASVRYFDLEIYELPSEKDSLGSEIQ
- a CDS encoding carboxylate-amine ligase, with product MKKLPVFTLGVEEEYQIIDPVTRDLRSHLSKIVDGAKIILNEQVKAEMHQSVVEVGTNICKSVAEAKAEIKFLRSKIVELADKQELIVGGAGTHPFSKWQDQPITDDPRYHDIVNELQDAARSNLIFGMHCHVGIENREIGLQLMNQATYFLPHIFALSTNSPFWEGRQTGYKSFRTKVFDKFPRTGLPEYFDSVSSYENYLETLVKTNCIDNPKKIWWDLRLHPFYNTIEFRICDMCLTVEETICIVAIIQAIVAKLYKLNMNNTSFNIYRLALIKENKFRAARYGIDNNMIDFGLQKEVETKMLILELLEFIDDVVDELGSREDINYVHEILKNGTGADKQLAVFQETNNLSKVVDFITSEFTKGL
- a CDS encoding gluconate 2-dehydrogenase subunit 3 family protein; the encoded protein is MDRREALKKVAFLMGGAISATTMGVLFESFTVLEKDKNFVFFSASDEEILAEFADIIIPTTASSAGAKAAGLGAFIPMMIRDCYPAQMQQMFASGMKDMQAKCFKDFNKDFLTMTVEERQKLMNSLKDEAIATDKAPSFFLLARDLTILGYFSSEIGCTQAREYLPVPGRYDGSADYTPGQKAWATN
- a CDS encoding alpha/beta fold hydrolase; its protein translation is MKEEYFKWYSPNLSRDIEMLVFGHSGYPVILFPTSMGSFHENKDMGLIDAAKWYVEQGLIQIFCPASIDKDSFYNKQILPIHRIENHTWYDKMICHEIVEKVRHNSPSGKVVMAGCSFGGYHAANFAFRHPGYVSHLFSMSGAFSIKSFMEGFHNDDVFFNSPEDFLYGLNDHELWNMDIVLGTSNWDICYDANLKLSKVLSDRNVHHWLDLRQDRAHDWPVWEEMFPHYLSRIKFF
- a CDS encoding GMC oxidoreductase: MNINTDLKKQNTYDAIVVGSGISGGWAAKELTEKGLRVLMLERGMNIEHVKDYESAMKAPWEFQHAGKLTEEQKATHPVQTRDYPYSEATEKWWVNDIECPYTEDKRFDWYRGFHVGGKSLMWGRQSYRFSDHNFEDNAKDGHGNDWPIRYKDISPWYDYAEKFAGISGQNENWPLLPDGHFLPPMDMNCVEKSVKERIEKHYNKSRIMTIGRTANLTVPHNGRGNCQYRNLCSRGCPFGAYFSTQSATLPAAMATKRLTVRPYSIVNHIIYDKETKKAKGVMVIDAETNETMEFYAKIVFVNGSTLGSTFVLLNSTSEAHPNGLGNASGQLGHNLMDHHFRCGAEGSAEGFEDKYTYGRRANGIYIPRYQNVGNDKRDYLRGFGYQGGASRGLWHKEVAELAFGGDFKDTMSLPADSWSMGLGGFGEMLPYYENKVYIDHSKKDKWGQPVLAIDCEYKENEAKMREDMMNDAAEMLEAAGIKNVKTYDNDCYPGMAIHEMGTARMGNDPKTSVLNKWNQMHEVNNVFVTDGSCMPSIACQNPSLTFMALTARACDYAVKELKKKNI
- a CDS encoding DUF3817 domain-containing protein, yielding MLKIFKIIAILEGISYLVLFSNMLFIKPNHFDLYKTLLYPIGMSHGVLFVAYIVLAVLLKFKENWDAKKLGIIGVASVIPFGTFYIEKKYLKNA
- a CDS encoding type 1 glutamine amidotransferase is translated as MSDKVIKIALLDMYNGEPNQGMRCIIDIINRFTPVVTFKVFDVRGKCELPQIDKYDIYISSGGPGNPLIGDGDWDTKYYEFIDALNKWNTDKPTKKHVLFICHSFQMACKHFGLAEITKRNDTSFGVMTIHKTKEGLDDPLFEGLSDPFYAIDSRDYQVVQPKLSVFAKKGAKIISLEKIRDYVQYERAIMAVRFTDYFVGTQFHPEADPVSFITHLRNKEAKNKIRAMKGKKKFRNMLEDLLDDDKIYRTNETLIPNFLRIAINDLIKTKKIMSN
- a CDS encoding acyl-CoA thioesterase, with translation MRFHTRKWVKPEDLNPNGTLFGGKLLAWLDEELTLYSIIQLENSRIVTKHMSEINFRSSAKQGDIIEIGIDVVKFGNTSLVLTCEARNMMTRETIITIDNTTMVNLGADGKPKAHGKTQIEFVKDRL
- a CDS encoding DUF6155 family protein; protein product: MSKRDLKKYLTELNKEQLEEQILELYEKFSPVKVYYNFVFNPKEETLLQESKLKISHEYYPIKKSGRRSKPKMRRSVAQKYIKHFILLGVDSFIIADIMLYNIEIAQTFSAEHPVKQELFYKSMFNSFDQAVVFLISNGILNEFKSRIHSIHNETIVQKWFNEPEFNAVIERLE